In one window of Clupea harengus chromosome 4, Ch_v2.0.2, whole genome shotgun sequence DNA:
- the LOC105893638 gene encoding alpha-(1,3)-fucosyltransferase 7-like, translated as TLLLWYWPFGESSSLDGNPCSALYGIPNCVLVTDHSWFPKADLIVFHNRELIEGKQRLPLDLPRPEKQRWVWLSLESPPYNGNMRPLAGRFNYTMSYRRDSDIYTPSGHLVPSQAPNGTTVDDFIPKGKTSLACWIVSNYNDGHERTAVYKKLKNIIPVDVYGGAVNKRLSSENLIPTVSRYYFYLSFENSIFRDYITKKVWRNAFAGGAVPVVLGPPREQYEAVMPKDSFIHVNDFSSVEELGHFLKTLAEDKKRYATYFNWRLNSSFRFITDWKEELCKICPQVSSLQRQKVYDDLHGWDWQ; from the coding sequence ACACTTCTGCTGTGGTATTGGCCCTTTGGAGAGTCATCTAGTCTAGACGGCAATCCTTGCAGTGCCCTTTATGGCATACCCAACTGTGTCTTAGTGACTGATCATTCCTGGTTTCCCAAAGCAGACCTGATTGTCTTCCACAACCGTGAGCTGATCGAAGGAAAGCAGAGGCTGCCCCTGGATCTCCCCCGCCCAGAAAAACAGAGATGGGTCTGGCTCTCCTTGGAGAGTCCACCTTATAATGGGAATATGAGGCCCCTCGCTGGTCGCTTCAACTACACCATGAGCTACCGCCGCGACTCAGACATTTACACACCATCTGGGCATCTTGTGCCAAGCCAAGCTCCAAATGGCACAACTGTTGATGACTTCATACCAAAGGGCAAAACTTCTCTGGCCTGTTGGATAGTGAGCAACTACAATGACGGACATGAGAGGACGGCTGTGTATAAAAAGCTGAAAAACATCATCCCAGTGGATGTGTACGGGGGTGCCGTGAATAAGCGTCTTTCATCAGAGAATCTGATACCCACAGTCTCCCGATACTACTTCTACCTCTCCTTTGAGAACAGCATCTTTAGAGACTACATCACGAAGAAAGTGTGGCGCAACGCTTTTGCGGGTGGTGCCGTACCCGTGGTATTAGGTCCGCCCCGGGAGCAATATGAGGCTGTCATGCCAAAGGACTCCTTCATTCATGTGAATGATTTTAGCTCAGTAGAGGAACTGGGCCACTTCCTGAAGACACTGGCCGAGGATAAAAAACGCTACGCCACATACTTCAACTGGCGACTAAATTCTTCCTTTAGATTTATAACAGATTGGAAAGAGGAACTGTGTAAAATCTGCCCGCAGGTTAGCAGTTTACAAAGGCAAAAGGTATATGACGACTTACATGGCTGGGATTGGCAATAA